The proteins below are encoded in one region of Parus major isolate Abel chromosome 7, Parus_major1.1, whole genome shotgun sequence:
- the TFCP2L1 gene encoding transcription factor CP2-like protein 1 — protein sequence MLFWHTQPEHYNQHSSGSYLRDVLALPIFKQEEPQLSPENDAKLPPFQYVLCTATSPAVKLHEETLTYLNQGQSYEIRLLENRKLGEFQDLNTKYVKSIIRVVFHDRRLQYTEHQQLEGWRWSRPGDRILDIDIPLSVGILDPRASPTQLNTVEFLWDPSKRASAFIQVHCISTEFTPRKHGGEKGVPFRVQIDTFKQNENGEYTEHLHSASCQIKVFKPKGADRKQKTDREKMEKKTIQEKEKYQPSYETTILTECSPWPDVPYQMNNAPSPSYNSSPNSFNLGDGNSSPTHQMELLPPSNDHLLPSASIQDAQQWLHRNRFSPFCRLFSSFSGADLLKMSKEDFVQICGPADGIRLFNAIKGRNVRPKMTIYVCQEPEQNRSHLHQKQENGDGSLCVYHAIFLEELTILELMEKIANLYSISPQQINRIYRQGPTGIHVLVSNEMVQNFQDESCFVISTLKAESNDGYHIILK from the exons AGATGTCCTTGCGCTGCCGATCTTCAAGCAGGAAGAGCCGCAGCTGTCTCCTGAGAACGATGCCAAGCTGCCACCCTTTCAGTACGTCCTCTGCACAGCCACCTCACCCGCCGTGAAGCTGCACGAAGAAACTCTGACCTACCTCAACCAAG GTCAGTCTTATGAAATCCGTCTACTTGAGAATAGGAAATTGGGAGAGTTTCAagatttaaacacaaaatatgtAAAG agtaTAATTCGTGTAGTTTTCCACGACCGCCGCCTGCAGTACACAGAGCATCAGCAGCTCGAGGGCTGGAGGTGGAGTCGGCCTGGGGACCGCATCCTTGATATAG ATATCCCGCTGTCAGTTGGTATTTTGGATCCCAGGGCTAGTCCGACCCAGTTGAACACTGTTGAATTTCTCTGGGATCCGTCAAAGAGAGCTTCAGCGTTCATTCAG GTACATTGCATCAGCACAGAATTCACTCCACGGAAGCATGGAGGAGAGAAAGGTGTGCCCTTCCGGGTGCAAATCGACACCtttaagcaaaatgaaaatggtgAATACACAGAACACTTGCATTCTGCGAGCTGCCAGATCAAAGTGTTCAAG CCTAAAGgagcagacagaaaacagaagactgacagggaaaaaatggaaaagaagacCATCCAAGAGAAGGAGAAGTATCAGCCTTCCTATGAGACAACTATTCTCACAGAG TGCTCTCCCTGGCCAGATGTGCCTTATCAAATGAACAATGCTCCCTCTCCAAGCTACAACAGTTCTCCCAACAGCTTCAACCTCGGAGATGG CAACAGTTCTCCAACCCACCAAATGGAGCTCCTGCCTCCCAGCAATGAT catctccttccttctgcttctaTTCAAGATGCCCAGCAGTGGCTTCATCGTAATAGGTTCTCTCCATTCTGTAGACTCTTCTCAAGTTTTTCGG GTGCCGACTTACTGAAGATGTCCAAAGAAGATTTTGTTCAAATCTGTGGGCCTGCTGATGGAATTCGGCTCTTTAATGCAATTAAAGGAAG AAATGTAAGGCCCAAGATGACAATTTATGTCTGTCAAGAGCCAGAGCAAAACAGGTCCCACCTCCACCAAAAACAAGAAAACGGAGATGGCAGCCTTTGTG TGTATCATGCAATCTTCTTAGAAGAATTGACCATTCTGGAATTAATGGAGAAGATTGCAAACTTGTACAGCATTTCTCCACAGCAGATAAATCGGATCTACCGGCAGGGCCCCACAGGGATCCATGTACTAGTGAGCAATGAG ATGGTGCAAAACTTCCAAGACGAATCTTGTTTTGTTATCAGCACATTAAAAG CTGAAAGCAATGATGGCTACcacatcattttaaaatga